CGCTGCGGAGTGTATCAAAGCTATAACACTCACGATGGTATAGTGACttctaaacaaaaaagtgttttttttttgtcgttgatGTTTTTGATGTAACTGGTGATGGGTCATAAGGTTCATATAACGAATCGACCCAGAGTTGGGAGTAGCTTTGCAAGAATACCAGTAGATCCAAAGACTCCGGTAGGTGCGGTACAAAATATAAAGGATTCCTACCCATTTTCGCAACGAGTTCGGGTCGAACCTCCTGAACCTATTGCTACTGATCCTACTGATCCTACAAGACCTTTTGGATCGCTTTGAATTGCTTACGGATGGTCACAGCCTGGAAATTTCCTGGACGACCCGCACATCACTAGTTCTCCAAACCCGACTGTATCCTTCCTTAAtcgctaaaaacaaaaccaaattacacacacaccacactccaacgtacacacacacagggtaTAAAAAAGCCCACATACGCTTGCACATTGGTACAGCAGAAAAAAGCTTTACCTTTGCTCATGAATATGGATGTGCGATAAACTTCAAAAGCGTCCCCTCGGTGCACGCCGCCGGCAGCTACGTTGGTAGAGTACCGGGAATGAATCCAGCCTCGGTGTAATTGCGCCCGAATGGTAGGCAAGCGGTACAGCACGTTACTAAGTAAATCTTGTGCGGGTGTGTATAGTGTAGCGGCGGATTTCGATACGAGGCGTGATCGGTACGGCTAAAACCCCGGAGTTTAACGGTAGGATGgggctcatcatcatcatcaacatcgaACACGCTTACCATTTGCATTATGACCTGGTCGCGCGCGCCTGGATGCTCGTGCATCATTGCCCTGTGTGCTCTGACGCGGTTTTCCAATTTTGCGCTCGCAGCAAAACACGGCTTGAGGGGGGTAGCACGAAGAATGGCGGGACTGTGTGGAGAAGCAGGGAATGTTTTGTTCCCTTATTTTGGTCACGACTGGGGAAATGTGCGAGCAGGTCGACGAATCTGAACTTCCTGAGGTGTGCAGAGAAAAAGGGAATCGATAAATCGATTGCGAACGATATATTTTAATCAACTTCCCAATCGTTGAGCAATCATGCCATTGTGCACGGGTTTCCTAGCCAGGTCTGGTGGCAATCGTGAACGAAATGGAGTTGTCGCCGACAAAACCCCATCTTCGGAGGTTAAAGAAAGTGGGAACGGATTATATCCGTACCTGGGTTCGAGTCGTGAACCTTCTTCAAGGCCGGTCCCAGGCTGCATGTCGACAACGCTAAATGGCAGTAACCTTCACCCCGTACGCGTCCTTGCTCTGTTCGTGTTTGGTTGGAACATTCGCCCTCCTCCTTTTGCCGGCTGCCACCCTATTTTAGCTATGCACGTATAACGTGCAGCGTCCTTCTGAAATGTAATGAACCtttttggaatggaaattgttttattgatcAGATCGGTACATTTGAAGATTGATCAGTCAATCTTCAAAATAGCCATCCAAGACTTATCCATCAATATCTTTTCGACGACAATATATATTCGGGACTTCCAAGTCGTGAAGACGTCTTCATAGGCCCCTATTGGAATTTTCTTTGGAGCAAATTAGAAAATTacgatggtttttttctcaaacCCCAGCAAGGGTTTGTGAGGACCGGAATTGTAATATAAAATTCCTATCATCTTCATCAAAGATCATGAAGGCTAGTGTAGATACTAACTACAACCCACTAATCCCGCAACTCACTCACTCAACTCAAGAATTGGCAGgccttagacctcttgaggttgctgTGCCGATAAAGCAGAAGTATGGACATTCGTTACCTCTGTAGCCATGCTGTGGGACCACGCCGCGACCAATATAGATTAGGTGTTGCTGGGCACCTACATTGCCTCGTTTCTTTCACCTATCAACCTGAGAGCTCATAGACGACTGACTGACTGCACCCTGTATAGTGAGGCGGGGCTAGCATGACTTCTCCTTACCATACGTCTTCTACCTTTTGTCTCCAGGTGCTGATGATCGCACGCTACCAGCGCAACCGGATCGCTTCCGCCATCCTGGAGGTGACACTGTCCGCCCAGCTGACCATCACACATCAGCGGAATCCGTTCTTTGTGCCGAATGCCGGTACGGGTCCGGGCGGTACCGGACCGGCGGCCGACTGCAAACCGTACACGCAAGCCTCCAACCAGAACAATCCGGCAGCGAACGTGATACAGTTGGTCGGGTCGGCGATACTGTTCCACTGTCCGTACTATTTCGTCATCCTCTGGAACAGCATGCTACCGTTCGTGGCGAACGGTTGGCGCACACCGGCCCTGTTGCTCAATGTCGCCtcctttctgctgctgctatcgCCGACGATCAATGCGATTCTGTACGGCGTGCGGAGCAAAATCGTGCGCCGTTCGTTTCGCAACATCTGGCGCAAGCAGAAGCAAAAGATCGAGATCCATTATGAGATACAGGCGCGAACACCGTCGACCTGCGGCTCCCGTCGGCCATCGCTCAGCGGCACCcagttccagcagcagcaactacagcagcagcagcaaccgctgctgCTTGCGTTCTCCGCCGACACGAGCCGGCCCGGTTCGGCCAGTGGTGCGACCGCACCGGACACACGCTCCGAGATCGGTCTGGAACCGGACGGATCGTCGCACGATGCGTCCCTGCAGTCGCCACTCGGGCGCATCAAGTTCGGCAGCTGCTCGGCACTGAGCGGGCCCCTGTTTGTATGCAATCCGACACCAAATatgcaccaacagcaacattcCCATCATCCGCATCACGGTGCCGGACCGCGGCCAAAGATCACCATCACGAAGATACTCACCGATGACGAGACACCGGGATGCATCCGGTCACCGCCACCGCCCCCTTCATCGCCCCTCTCGCCAACCGCTTCGGTGTTCGAGCATCAAGGGTTTGATATAGCGGCGGCCGCCGTCGACGGTGGGCGGCTGCCGGCGGCACTCGTCGCCACGATACCACCGATCTGCATCACAGACAATCTCAGCGTCGCTGGACAATCAGGTGCCAAGTTGCACCCCGCCGCACCCCTTTCGGCCGGCCCCATCTGCCTCGAGCCGAAGATATCGTTTAGGAAGTTTTCCTCGCTGCAGGAAATTTTAGGCAACGGGACTGACTAAAAAGCGGTTATATACTTATATACTTAgacatatatacatatatttaaataca
This sequence is a window from Anopheles marshallii chromosome X, idAnoMarsDA_429_01, whole genome shotgun sequence. Protein-coding genes within it:
- the LOC128712786 gene encoding alpha-1B adrenergic receptor-like, producing the protein MVPYQLEILALVAVLIGIVVNSYIVVIVILTKQITFASKILLLHLGVVNAVLCLFYLVYYTASLFRLLPVALDAMDVACLMFGLCFNTLHSIALWTLCALNFDRYFAIATPLHYGTFINTKKQVLITLGAGWIVSTLFSLPQAVRISAYKFDSDYELCLPNLQTTESLIYSISFVLFTILLPIVLILGCNMKVLMIARYQRNRIASAILEVTLSAQLTITHQRNPFFVPNAGTGPGGTGPAADCKPYTQASNQNNPAANVIQLVGSAILFHCPYYFVILWNSMLPFVANGWRTPALLLNVASFLLLLSPTINAILYGVRSKIVRRSFRNIWRKQKQKIEIHYEIQARTPSTCGSRRPSLSGTQFQQQQLQQQQQPLLLAFSADTSRPGSASGATAPDTRSEIGLEPDGSSHDASLQSPLGRIKFGSCSALSGPLFVCNPTPNMHQQQHSHHPHHGAGPRPKITITKILTDDETPGCIRSPPPPPSSPLSPTASVFEHQGFDIAAAAVDGGRLPAALVATIPPICITDNLSVAGQSGAKLHPAAPLSAGPICLEPKISFRKFSSLQEILGNGTD